The following are encoded in a window of Patescibacteria group bacterium genomic DNA:
- a CDS encoding glycine--tRNA ligase, with amino-acid sequence MSATSLEQIVSLCKQRGFIFPGSEIYGGLANTWDYGPVGVELKNNVKKIWWDFWVTNRDDVVGVDAAILMNPRVWEASGHVSNFSDPLVDCKACKKRHRGDKLLEEKLGIEAIAGIALVDVTPRLLAEKIACPDCGKCDWAEAKQFNLMFRTSQGVTEDSEREIYMRPETAQGIFVNFKNVLNSSRKRLPFGIAQIGKAFRNEITPGNFTFRTREFEQMEVEYFCAEKDWEKIYPELEQASWDFFAKLGINGENLRWRKHDDAELSHYSKLTKDIEYKFPWGWGELQGLAYRTDFDLKQHAKFSGESMDYLDPETNAKFVPHCIEPSFGCDRTVLTVLLDAYTEDEVNGEKRVVMKFDPKIAPIKVAVLPLSKKENLTKKAREIYDLLRKEFRTEYDETQSIGKRYRRQDEIGTPLCVTVDFGTIGENAEGQCKKDCVTVRDRDSLEQVEIEISKLVEFVKTKLAN; translated from the coding sequence ATGTCAGCAACTTCCCTTGAGCAAATCGTAAGCTTGTGCAAACAACGCGGCTTCATCTTCCCCGGCTCGGAAATCTACGGTGGACTGGCGAACACCTGGGATTACGGACCAGTCGGCGTAGAGCTGAAAAATAATGTGAAAAAAATTTGGTGGGATTTTTGGGTGACGAATCGTGATGATGTCGTCGGCGTCGATGCTGCGATCTTGATGAATCCACGAGTCTGGGAAGCGAGTGGCCATGTTTCGAATTTTTCTGATCCGCTCGTCGACTGCAAAGCCTGCAAAAAAAGACACCGCGGCGATAAACTGCTCGAAGAAAAACTCGGCATCGAAGCTATCGCTGGCATCGCCCTCGTCGATGTCACGCCTCGACTTTTGGCGGAAAAAATCGCGTGTCCCGACTGCGGCAAATGCGACTGGGCGGAGGCGAAACAATTCAATCTCATGTTCCGCACTTCGCAGGGCGTGACGGAAGATTCAGAGAGAGAGATTTACATGCGGCCGGAGACAGCGCAGGGAATTTTTGTGAATTTTAAAAATGTTTTGAATTCGAGTCGCAAGCGCCTGCCCTTCGGCATCGCGCAGATTGGGAAAGCTTTTCGCAACGAAATCACGCCGGGCAACTTTACTTTTCGCACGCGCGAATTCGAGCAAATGGAAGTCGAGTATTTTTGCGCGGAGAAAGATTGGGAGAAAATTTATCCGGAACTCGAGCAAGCGAGCTGGGATTTTTTCGCGAAGCTCGGAATCAATGGAGAAAATTTACGCTGGCGCAAACACGATGATGCCGAGCTTTCGCATTATTCGAAGCTGACGAAAGACATCGAATACAAATTTCCCTGGGGCTGGGGCGAACTTCAGGGACTCGCCTACCGCACGGATTTTGACTTGAAACAGCACGCGAAATTTTCGGGCGAATCAATGGATTATCTCGATCCTGAGACGAATGCGAAATTCGTGCCACACTGCATCGAGCCAAGCTTCGGCTGCGACCGCACAGTGCTGACTGTCTTGCTCGACGCCTACACTGAGGACGAAGTGAATGGCGAAAAACGCGTCGTGATGAAATTCGATCCGAAGATTGCGCCAATCAAAGTCGCGGTTTTGCCACTTTCGAAGAAAGAAAACCTGACGAAAAAAGCGCGAGAAATTTACGACCTGCTGAGAAAAGAATTCCGCACGGAATACGACGAGACGCAATCCATCGGCAAACGCTATCGCCGCCAGGATGAAATCGGCACGCCGCTCTGCGTGACAGTCGACTTCGGCACCATCGGCGAAAATGCCGAAGGTCAATGTAAAAAAGATTGCGTAACCGTCCGCGACCGCGACTCGCTCGAACAAGTCGAGATTGAAATTTCCAAACTAGTCGAGTTTGTAAAAACGAAACTCGCAAACTAA
- a CDS encoding queuosine precursor transporter, with product MRSYRHLDTITAIFVAVLLISNIASTKIVAFGPFSFDGGTLLFPLAYIFGDILTEVYGYARSRRVIWLGFLAAALLAGVLSIVNYLPAAADWTGQAAFATILGQTPRIVAASLLAYFAGEFTNSFVLAKLKIFTAGKYLWMRTIGSTLIGEGLDTAIFCLVAFAGVFSNELLLAVIISNYIFKVGVEVLATPLTYAVVAWLKRAENEDYYDRKTNFNPFKIEI from the coding sequence ATGCGCTCCTACCGCCACCTCGACACCATCACGGCAATTTTCGTTGCCGTGCTTTTGATTTCGAATATCGCTTCGACCAAGATTGTGGCCTTCGGTCCTTTTTCTTTTGACGGCGGAACTCTACTCTTCCCGCTCGCTTACATCTTCGGCGATATTTTGACGGAAGTTTACGGCTACGCGCGCAGCCGCCGCGTGATTTGGCTGGGATTTTTGGCAGCCGCTCTGCTCGCCGGCGTGCTCTCAATCGTGAATTATTTACCGGCCGCGGCCGACTGGACCGGACAAGCTGCGTTCGCGACAATCCTCGGGCAAACTCCGCGCATCGTCGCCGCCAGTCTGCTCGCCTACTTCGCGGGCGAATTTACGAATTCTTTTGTCCTCGCCAAGTTGAAAATTTTTACTGCGGGAAAATATCTCTGGATGCGCACGATTGGCTCGACGCTCATCGGTGAAGGTCTCGATACTGCCATTTTTTGTCTGGTCGCCTTCGCTGGAGTTTTCAGCAATGAACTTCTGCTCGCCGTGATTATTTCGAATTATATTTTCAAAGTCGGCGTCGAAGTGCTCGCGACTCCGCTGACTTACGCCGTCGTCGCCTGGCTGAAACGCGCGGAGAATGAAGATTACTACGATCGCAAAACTAATTTCAATCCGTTCAAAATAGAGATCTGA
- a CDS encoding DUF4405 domain-containing protein produces MLITKIRAVLSTALALSFIGIVASSLGLEFGSFQAWGEPHRIIGWTFIALAALHLILNAKMYLTEIRASFRKKT; encoded by the coding sequence ATGCTAATCACCAAAATCCGCGCCGTCCTATCGACTGCGCTAGCATTGAGCTTCATCGGAATCGTCGCGAGCAGCCTCGGTCTCGAATTCGGATCGTTTCAGGCTTGGGGCGAACCGCACAGAATAATCGGCTGGACCTTCATCGCACTTGCAGCACTGCATTTAATTTTAAACGCAAAAATGTATCTCACAGAAATCCGTGCCTCTTTCCGAAAAAAAACTTAA
- a CDS encoding DUF333 domain-containing protein encodes MKKTLLALSVLLLAGCSFGDVELTKESTACELSGKAYAPGELVPLGDDCNSCVCSAAGKLENCSANKCEAETGLANPAATKCLVDGFAYEIRADANGGQFGVCTDSANKECDEWQYFRGECTLGTADAAPLIPAASDQITVEEKSSDATTPAETVTPAASSDEVVVEDATTPAN; translated from the coding sequence ATGAAAAAAACTTTGCTAGCTTTGTCGGTCCTCCTGCTCGCGGGTTGTTCGTTCGGCGATGTGGAACTTACGAAAGAGTCCACGGCTTGCGAGCTGAGCGGAAAAGCTTACGCCCCGGGCGAGCTGGTTCCACTCGGCGATGATTGCAATTCCTGCGTTTGTTCGGCTGCGGGTAAGCTCGAAAATTGCAGTGCCAATAAATGTGAAGCCGAGACTGGTCTCGCAAATCCAGCCGCGACCAAATGTCTGGTTGACGGTTTCGCCTACGAAATTCGGGCGGATGCGAATGGTGGTCAATTTGGCGTTTGCACTGATTCTGCCAACAAGGAATGTGACGAGTGGCAGTATTTCCGCGGCGAGTGTACGCTCGGGACAGCTGACGCAGCTCCGTTAATTCCAGCAGCGAGCGACCAAATCACAGTCGAAGAAAAAAGCTCCGACGCAACTACTCCTGCCGAGACAGTCACGCCAGCGGCTAGTTCAGACGAGGTTGTCGTTGAAGACGCAACTACTCCAGCTAATTAA
- a CDS encoding formyltetrahydrofolate deformylase — protein sequence MKLATITVAGPDRPGIIAKTTTTLFENGVNIVSLDEKVVNGIFSMVLAADVSKVNFEKLAKELQRCAKDLDLEIRAKLHDTREVKNLAILVTREPRCLEEIVRNCETGKIRAKPVVIIGNRPQLKDLAAKLEIPFQLADGASKEEREKKMVAILKRFNADFVALARFMQILSPEFVARFEGRVINIHPSLLPAFPGARPYDQALEAGVEIVGVTAHFVTTDLDRGPVICQDAFRVKKNEPIEKIRERGQKLEAKVLTRACELYSKDKLYMQWGKVHFR from the coding sequence ATGAAGCTCGCCACTATCACCGTCGCCGGACCCGACCGCCCAGGAATTATCGCAAAGACGACAACTACGCTTTTCGAAAACGGCGTGAACATCGTCTCGCTCGACGAGAAAGTCGTGAACGGAATTTTTTCGATGGTGCTCGCCGCCGATGTCTCGAAAGTAAACTTCGAAAAACTGGCGAAGGAGTTACAGCGCTGCGCCAAAGACTTGGATCTCGAAATTCGCGCGAAGTTGCACGACACCCGCGAAGTGAAAAATCTCGCAATTTTGGTGACACGCGAACCGCGCTGTCTCGAGGAGATTGTGCGAAATTGTGAGACTGGGAAAATTCGCGCCAAGCCGGTCGTCATCATCGGCAATCGTCCCCAACTGAAAGACCTGGCGGCGAAACTCGAAATTCCTTTTCAGCTCGCCGATGGCGCGAGCAAGGAAGAACGCGAGAAAAAAATGGTCGCGATTTTGAAAAGGTTTAATGCCGACTTCGTCGCCCTCGCCCGCTTCATGCAAATTCTCTCGCCGGAATTCGTCGCGCGTTTCGAGGGTCGCGTGATTAATATCCATCCCTCGCTGCTCCCCGCCTTCCCCGGTGCGCGACCCTACGACCAAGCTCTCGAAGCTGGCGTGGAAATCGTCGGCGTGACGGCGCACTTCGTGACGACTGATCTCGACCGCGGTCCAGTCATTTGCCAAGACGCTTTTCGCGTGAAGAAAAATGAACCGATTGAAAAAATCCGCGAGCGCGGACAAAAACTCGAGGCGAAAGTCCTGACCCGCGCCTGCGAGCTCTACTCGAAAGACAAGCTTTACATGCAGTGGGGCAAAGTGCATTTCCGTTAA
- the fusA gene encoding elongation factor G has product MAEFDLTHIRNIGIIAHIDAGKTTTTERVLFFTGRTHKIGEVHDGEATMDWMEQERERGITITSAATYCVWKDCQLNIIDTPGHVDFTVEVERSLRVLDGGVAVFDGSQGVEPQSETVWRQSDKYKVPRICFINKMDKTGADFEMSVNSILQRLSTKASPIQLAIGSEADFKGIVDLITRKAIIYKDEEGQITEEIPIPAEMQDDVERWRLELIEKVAEHDDELMQLFMEGKDPTVEQLKKGIRKAVIKNEFYPILCGTSLKNKGVQPMLDAVNDYLPSPLDVVEWKAHDADDEEKDVPVKPDPNAPVVAIAFKIAADPFVGRITFVRVYSGNLKSGSYVINTASGEKERIGRLLQMHANNRKEVEEIPCGGLGAVVGLKKTKTGDTLCDEKHRVAMEAMTFPETVISIAIEPKTKADQEKMGMALNRLAEEDPTFNVRSDEETGQTIISGMGELHLDVLVDRMKREFKVEANVGAPQVAYRETITKPVEVEEKYAKQTGGRGQYGHVLMRLIPQEPGKGYEFVNDVVGGKIPREYIPAVDKGIQEALTRGISAGYPVVDVKVELYDGSYHEVDSSEMAFKIAGSQAFQKGARSANPAILEPIMKVEVTTPEEFMGDVMGNLNSKRGQINEMTDRGNAKVIRAIVPLAEMFGYATDLRSMTQGRANYSMEFGHYSAVPKNVAEKIIEKRGGGKKE; this is encoded by the coding sequence ATGGCTGAATTCGACCTCACTCACATCCGTAACATCGGAATTATCGCGCACATCGATGCCGGTAAAACCACGACGACCGAGCGCGTACTTTTCTTCACGGGACGCACGCACAAAATCGGCGAAGTGCACGATGGCGAAGCGACGATGGACTGGATGGAGCAAGAACGCGAACGCGGCATCACGATTACCTCCGCGGCGACTTACTGTGTTTGGAAAGATTGCCAGCTCAATATTATCGACACTCCCGGTCATGTCGACTTCACGGTCGAGGTCGAACGAAGTTTGCGTGTCCTCGATGGTGGCGTCGCTGTCTTCGACGGTAGCCAAGGAGTCGAGCCACAAAGTGAAACTGTGTGGCGACAATCGGACAAATACAAAGTTCCGCGCATTTGTTTTATCAATAAGATGGACAAAACTGGCGCGGATTTCGAGATGTCCGTGAACTCAATCTTGCAGCGCCTCTCGACCAAAGCCAGTCCGATTCAGCTCGCTATCGGCTCAGAGGCTGATTTCAAAGGCATCGTCGATCTCATCACGCGCAAAGCCATAATTTACAAAGACGAAGAAGGTCAGATTACGGAAGAGATTCCAATCCCGGCTGAGATGCAGGACGATGTCGAAAGATGGAGACTCGAATTGATTGAAAAAGTCGCCGAACACGACGATGAATTGATGCAGCTTTTCATGGAAGGCAAAGATCCAACGGTCGAACAATTGAAAAAAGGCATCCGCAAAGCGGTCATCAAGAATGAATTTTACCCAATTCTCTGTGGCACTTCGCTCAAAAATAAAGGTGTCCAACCGATGCTCGACGCAGTGAATGACTATCTGCCCTCGCCGCTCGATGTAGTCGAGTGGAAAGCGCACGACGCCGATGATGAAGAAAAAGATGTTCCGGTGAAGCCAGATCCGAATGCGCCAGTCGTCGCGATTGCTTTCAAAATCGCCGCCGATCCTTTCGTCGGTCGGATCACTTTCGTCCGCGTTTATTCGGGCAATTTGAAATCCGGTAGCTATGTGATCAATACTGCCAGCGGCGAAAAAGAACGAATCGGTCGCTTACTCCAGATGCACGCCAATAACCGCAAAGAAGTCGAGGAAATACCTTGCGGTGGTCTCGGCGCCGTCGTCGGTTTGAAAAAAACGAAAACCGGAGACACGCTCTGCGACGAAAAACACCGCGTCGCGATGGAAGCGATGACTTTCCCCGAGACGGTGATTTCGATTGCCATCGAGCCGAAGACCAAAGCCGATCAGGAAAAAATGGGCATGGCGCTCAATCGCCTCGCCGAAGAAGATCCGACTTTCAATGTGCGCTCGGACGAAGAAACCGGTCAGACGATTATCTCGGGCATGGGTGAATTGCATCTCGATGTCTTGGTCGATCGCATGAAACGCGAATTCAAGGTCGAAGCGAATGTCGGCGCCCCACAGGTCGCCTACCGCGAGACGATTACGAAGCCAGTCGAAGTCGAAGAGAAATACGCCAAGCAAACTGGCGGTCGCGGTCAGTACGGTCATGTCTTGATGCGTTTGATTCCGCAGGAACCGGGCAAAGGTTATGAATTCGTAAATGATGTCGTCGGTGGCAAGATTCCCCGCGAATATATTCCCGCCGTCGATAAAGGTATTCAGGAAGCACTCACGCGCGGTATCAGCGCAGGCTATCCGGTCGTCGATGTGAAAGTCGAGCTTTATGATGGTAGCTACCACGAGGTCGACTCCAGTGAAATGGCGTTCAAAATCGCCGGCTCACAAGCTTTCCAAAAAGGCGCCCGCTCGGCGAATCCAGCTATTCTCGAGCCAATCATGAAAGTCGAGGTCACCACGCCGGAGGAATTCATGGGCGATGTGATGGGCAATTTGAATTCGAAACGCGGTCAGATCAATGAGATGACTGATCGTGGCAATGCGAAAGTAATCCGCGCAATCGTGCCTTTGGCTGAGATGTTTGGCTACGCGACGGATTTGCGTTCGATGACGCAAGGTCGCGCGAATTACTCAATGGAATTCGGACACTACTCGGCCGTGCCGAAGAATGTCGCTGAAAAGATTATTGAGAAGCGCGGCGGCGGCAAGAAAGAATAA
- a CDS encoding sugar transferase, with the protein MKRAEIFFNALRLPTDFVATASAFFVARAIRLNPTFLANFQSPANTNLDFGDFTKLVALASGGLILIFAVNGMYRMRSRNLGRDFRQIIFLVAAWLLILTAYFFFRREFFFSRLALAYVGILSVLFILAGRILVRFFQRIFWQAGIGVTKILVIGTNPNSLVLGNFLAGNPRFRFAGFVEVASPRLRSGGKLPHAFPKNPIGELADLEKIVRRREIGEIILASRKLSHEKMRELLAFCRVNHIGFSFVPDLLEVPQKNVEVDEVAGIPLISLRPTPLNGWGRVGKRIFDFCGSLFFLILTAPIWLVTAIAIKLDSRGPVFFVRKDDGSKVVRVGKHGRAFGFVKFRSMRAKSDSLRYSRELAAQNTRRNSPLVKIENDPRITRVGKFIRKYSIDELPQLLNVLTGKMSLVGPRPHLPEEVAKYRAHHRRVLGIKPGITGLGQISGRSDLDFEEEVALDTWYIEHWSIWLDLKILWKTIGVVLFPSHRE; encoded by the coding sequence GTGAAACGAGCCGAAATTTTTTTTAACGCACTCCGCCTGCCGACTGATTTTGTCGCGACCGCGAGTGCGTTTTTCGTCGCGCGCGCCATCCGTCTCAACCCAACTTTCCTGGCGAATTTTCAATCACCCGCCAACACGAATCTGGATTTCGGCGACTTCACTAAATTGGTCGCACTCGCGAGCGGCGGACTGATTTTGATTTTCGCGGTCAACGGAATGTACCGCATGCGCTCGCGGAATTTGGGACGCGACTTTCGCCAAATAATTTTCCTGGTCGCAGCCTGGCTGTTAATTTTGACGGCTTATTTTTTCTTCCGCCGCGAGTTCTTCTTCTCACGCCTCGCCCTCGCCTATGTCGGAATTTTAAGCGTTTTATTTATTTTGGCGGGACGGATTTTGGTGCGTTTTTTCCAAAGAATTTTTTGGCAAGCCGGCATCGGCGTGACGAAAATTTTGGTAATCGGGACGAATCCGAATTCGCTCGTACTGGGTAATTTCCTCGCGGGCAATCCGCGCTTCCGCTTCGCTGGCTTCGTCGAGGTAGCCAGCCCTCGACTCCGCTCGGGAGGGAAGCTGCCGCACGCCTTTCCGAAAAATCCGATTGGCGAACTCGCCGATTTGGAAAAAATCGTGCGCCGACGCGAGATTGGCGAAATTATTTTGGCGAGTCGGAAATTGTCGCACGAAAAAATGCGCGAGTTGCTCGCGTTTTGCCGCGTCAATCACATCGGTTTTTCTTTCGTTCCCGACCTGCTGGAAGTCCCGCAGAAGAATGTCGAAGTCGATGAGGTGGCAGGCATTCCGCTGATCTCGCTGCGCCCGACACCGCTCAACGGCTGGGGTCGCGTCGGCAAAAGAATTTTTGATTTCTGCGGTAGTTTGTTCTTTTTAATTTTGACCGCGCCGATTTGGCTCGTGACTGCCATCGCCATCAAGCTCGATTCGCGCGGCCCGGTTTTTTTCGTTCGTAAAGACGATGGCTCGAAAGTCGTCCGCGTCGGCAAACATGGTCGCGCTTTTGGCTTCGTGAAATTCCGCTCGATGCGTGCGAAGTCGGACTCACTGCGCTACTCGCGCGAATTGGCGGCGCAAAATACGCGCCGGAATTCTCCGCTCGTGAAAATCGAGAATGATCCCCGCATCACGCGCGTCGGAAAATTCATCCGGAAATATTCGATCGACGAATTACCGCAACTGCTCAATGTTTTGACCGGAAAAATGAGTCTCGTCGGACCGCGACCGCACCTCCCCGAGGAAGTCGCGAAATACCGCGCGCACCATCGGCGCGTCCTCGGCATCAAGCCGGGCATCACGGGACTCGGGCAAATCTCGGGTCGCAGCGATCTCGACTTCGAGGAAGAAGTCGCGCTCGACACTTGGTACATCGAGCACTGGAGCATTTGGCTGGATTTGAAAATTCTCTGGAAAACAATCGGTGTCGTGCTTTTCCCCAGTCACCGCGAGTAA
- a CDS encoding hemolysin family protein encodes MSEDPHLFTYFTLFVLLVLSAFFSSSEVAFVSLSPAKVKVLAERKSRASKLVVALKSRPQRLLATVLLGNNLVNILASGLATVVATEMFGSFGLGIATGLMTFLILIFGEIFPKAFAQKYAENVALFSAFPLTVFEKILTPFTWTIEKTLHALGAYHIEKISEREIVAAVHLGTQSGEIKEHEKELIQNVLEFTDTRVDEVMTPRVEIAAIEKGMTVAAVEKFFHSHTFSRLPVFDGSVDKIIGILNFRQLFAWHGLRTAPIKKLSLIEPVFTPASRTTRSLFKELQSRHNHLAIVVDEHGGTLGIVTLEDLLEEIVGEIEDEQDSAAEEIEKINAHTLLASGTAPLGEIDELLGTKLEKGRFDGKSVAFLLLEKLAKMPRKNAKIRVANVELTIEKVLGNRIEKVKIEKI; translated from the coding sequence ATGTCCGAAGACCCTCATCTCTTTACCTACTTCACGCTTTTTGTCCTTCTAGTTTTGTCGGCGTTTTTTTCTTCGAGTGAGGTGGCATTCGTCTCGCTCTCGCCGGCGAAAGTGAAGGTGCTCGCCGAGCGTAAATCGCGTGCCTCCAAATTGGTCGTTGCGCTCAAGAGTCGTCCGCAGCGTTTGCTCGCGACGGTTTTGCTTGGCAACAATTTGGTCAATATTCTCGCGTCAGGTCTCGCGACGGTCGTTGCTACTGAAATGTTCGGCTCGTTCGGGCTCGGAATCGCAACCGGCTTGATGACATTTCTCATCCTAATTTTCGGTGAGATTTTCCCTAAAGCCTTCGCACAAAAATATGCCGAAAATGTTGCCCTGTTTTCTGCTTTTCCACTCACAGTATTCGAGAAAATTCTCACACCTTTCACCTGGACGATTGAAAAAACGCTCCATGCGCTTGGTGCTTACCATATCGAAAAAATTTCTGAAAGAGAAATTGTCGCAGCAGTTCATCTCGGGACTCAGAGTGGCGAAATCAAAGAGCACGAAAAAGAGCTGATTCAGAATGTGCTCGAATTTACCGATACGCGCGTCGATGAGGTGATGACGCCGCGGGTCGAAATCGCGGCAATCGAAAAAGGCATGACGGTCGCCGCAGTCGAAAAATTTTTCCACTCACATACTTTTTCGCGCCTGCCGGTCTTCGATGGCTCAGTGGATAAGATCATCGGTATTTTAAATTTCCGCCAACTCTTCGCCTGGCATGGTTTGCGTACGGCGCCAATCAAAAAATTGTCGCTCATCGAGCCGGTCTTCACGCCAGCGAGTCGGACGACGCGCTCACTTTTCAAAGAGCTACAGTCGCGTCACAATCATCTCGCCATCGTCGTCGATGAACACGGCGGCACGCTCGGGATCGTCACACTCGAAGACTTGCTCGAAGAAATCGTCGGCGAGATTGAGGACGAGCAGGACAGTGCGGCGGAAGAAATTGAAAAAATTAACGCACACACTTTGCTCGCTTCTGGCACGGCGCCGCTTGGTGAGATTGATGAGCTGCTCGGCACGAAGCTCGAGAAGGGTCGTTTCGACGGCAAGAGCGTGGCTTTCCTGCTGCTTGAGAAGCTAGCTAAAATGCCAAGGAAAAATGCTAAAATCCGCGTCGCCAATGTGGAACTTACGATTGAAAAAGTTCTCGGCAATCGTATTGAAAAGGTTAAAATCGAGAAAATTTAA
- a CDS encoding undecaprenyl-diphosphate phosphatase has product MQFLDSAILGIVEGATEFLPISSTAHLILAGKLLGLDETAAAFEIAMQSGAILAVIFFEWRLILSFLRRDTFFKILVNLIIAFIPAAVVGLLLHKFITQQLFSLPVIAATLLIGGIFMLLAEHFFGKKKSVQQADDIRKMRWQQAFAIGCAQVLSIIPGASRALTTIYGGIFAGLSRKTATEFSFLLAIPVLGAATFYEVVLNQESQLSVDANFWIAFGVSFAVALAALQLFFAFVKKHDFRWFAWYRIALGLGIIAFLYLQ; this is encoded by the coding sequence ATGCAATTCCTTGATTCTGCAATTCTCGGCATCGTCGAAGGCGCGACCGAGTTTCTGCCGATTTCTTCGACGGCGCATCTGATTCTCGCCGGCAAATTACTCGGACTCGACGAAACGGCGGCGGCGTTTGAAATCGCCATGCAGAGCGGCGCCATCCTGGCTGTAATTTTTTTCGAATGGCGCCTGATTTTGAGTTTCTTACGACGCGACACATTTTTCAAAATTTTGGTGAATTTGATTATCGCTTTCATCCCTGCCGCAGTCGTCGGACTACTCCTGCACAAATTCATCACGCAGCAGCTTTTCTCGCTCCCCGTCATCGCTGCCACACTTCTCATCGGCGGTATCTTCATGTTGCTGGCTGAACATTTTTTCGGCAAAAAAAAATCGGTGCAACAAGCGGACGACATTCGCAAAATGCGCTGGCAACAAGCGTTCGCCATCGGCTGCGCCCAAGTTCTCTCAATCATCCCAGGTGCGTCGCGTGCGCTGACTACAATCTACGGCGGCATCTTCGCCGGACTCTCGCGCAAAACAGCGACAGAGTTTTCTTTCCTCCTCGCGATTCCCGTCCTCGGTGCGGCGACGTTTTATGAAGTCGTACTGAATCAAGAAAGCCAGCTTTCGGTCGATGCCAATTTCTGGATTGCTTTCGGCGTCTCATTCGCAGTCGCGCTCGCGGCACTGCAACTTTTCTTCGCCTTCGTGAAAAAACACGACTTCCGCTGGTTCGCCTGGTATCGTATCGCGCTCGGGCTCGGCATCATCGCATTCCTGTATTTACAGTAA
- a CDS encoding peptidylprolyl isomerase: protein MTTSLGEIWLRLTPDQTPKTVENFVGLTERGFYAGLIFHRVIPDFMIQGGDPLGTGTGGESIWGGDFADEFVPTLSNIRGSIAMANRGANTNSSQFFINQADNTFLDFKHTVFGQVVSGMSVVDQITNVERDANDKPAIDVTMQVQVFKVVE from the coding sequence ATGACGACCAGCCTCGGCGAAATTTGGCTACGACTCACGCCGGATCAGACGCCCAAAACAGTTGAAAATTTTGTCGGACTTACGGAACGCGGATTTTACGCTGGGCTGATTTTTCACCGCGTCATTCCAGACTTCATGATTCAGGGCGGCGATCCGCTGGGTACTGGCACGGGCGGGGAGTCGATCTGGGGCGGGGATTTCGCGGACGAATTCGTCCCGACACTTTCGAATATCCGTGGCTCCATCGCGATGGCGAATCGTGGCGCGAATACGAACTCATCGCAATTTTTCATCAATCAAGCTGACAACACTTTCCTCGACTTCAAACACACTGTCTTCGGACAGGTCGTCTCGGGCATGAGCGTCGTCGATCAAATCACGAATGTCGAACGCGATGCGAACGACAAACCAGCCATAGATGTGACGATGCAGGTGCAGGTGTTTAAAGTGGTGGAATAA
- the ndk gene encoding nucleoside-diphosphate kinase, producing MQTTLVIFKPDCVLRGLVGEIISRFEKRGLKIVAIKKMKLSTELLTEHYGHLKDKPFFPGIVAAMQRTPVVVLALRGVNAAEVARKMAGATNARDAEVGTIRGDLAVSIQNNLVHISDSPESAEIEVKRFFTAEELVDPADEEFGVLYSKDELN from the coding sequence ATGCAAACCACTCTCGTAATTTTCAAACCAGACTGCGTGCTGCGCGGTCTCGTCGGCGAAATTATTTCTCGCTTCGAGAAACGCGGACTCAAGATTGTCGCGATTAAAAAAATGAAACTCTCGACTGAACTTTTGACTGAACATTACGGACATTTGAAAGACAAGCCTTTTTTCCCGGGAATCGTCGCCGCGATGCAACGCACGCCGGTAGTTGTTTTAGCTTTGCGTGGCGTCAACGCCGCCGAGGTCGCCCGCAAAATGGCAGGTGCGACGAATGCCCGCGATGCGGAAGTCGGCACGATCCGCGGTGATCTCGCAGTCTCGATTCAAAACAATCTCGTCCACATTTCCGATTCGCCGGAGTCAGCAGAAATCGAGGTCAAAAGATTTTTCACGGCAGAGGAATTGGTCGATCCAGCCGACGAGGAATTCGGCGTGCTTTATTCAAAAGATGAATTAAATTAA